A part of Carettochelys insculpta isolate YL-2023 chromosome 1, ASM3395843v1, whole genome shotgun sequence genomic DNA contains:
- the LOC142002326 gene encoding olfactory receptor 52E4-like, whose protein sequence is MLNSNTTDINSPSTFILLGIPGLEAAHIWISIPFCVMYTIALLGNFTVLFIVKREQSLHEPMYYFLCMLSVTDLILSTSTLPKTLSIFWFNSREINFNACLTQMFFLHCFLSIESGIFVAMAFDRYVAICDPLRHSTILTNTVVVKIILAVVLCNGILVLPTPFLARWWPYCRTNIIPHTHCEYIAVVKLACGDIRVSSYYGLSVVILVIGMDVFLIVVSYTQIVRAILRLPTKDARLKTFGTCGSHLCVILAFYSPALFTFLTHRFGHNVPLPFHILIANVYLLVPPMLNPIIYGVRTRQIRDRLLQLFNHKMT, encoded by the coding sequence ATGTTGAATTCCAATACAACTGACATCAAcagcccctccaccttcatcctgctgggcattcctggtcTGGAGGCAGCCCATAtttggatctccatccccttctgtgtCATGTACACCATAGCCCTCTTGGGAAACTTCACCGTCCTGTTCATTGTGAAGAGGGAGCAGAGCCTCCATGaacccatgtactatttcctctgcatgctgtccGTCACTGACCTGATTCTGTCTACATCCACCCTACCCAAAACactgagcatcttctggttcaattccagggagatcaatttcaatgcctgcctcacccagatgttcttccttcACTGCTTCTTATCAATTGAATCTGGGATCTTTGTtgccatggcttttgatcgctacgtggccatctgtgatcccctgagacattccaccatcctgacaaaCACTGTGGTGGTCAAGATCATCCTGGCTGTCGTGCTGTGCAATGGAATTCTTGTACTACCTACTCCCTTCCTAGCAAGATGGTGGCCATActgcagaaccaacatcatccctCACACTCACTGCGAGTACATTGCTGTGGTGAAGCTGGCCTGCGGTGACATCCGTGTCAGTTCCTACTATGGGCTCTCTGTGGTAATCTTGGTGATCGGTATGGATGTGTTCTTAATTGTTGTTTCCTATACCCAGATTGTCAGAGCCATCTTGAGACTCCCCACAAAGGATGCCCGGCTCAAGACTTTTGGGACCTGTGGGTCCCACCTCTGTGTCATTCTAGCCTTTTATAGCCCAGCTCTCTTCACCTTTCTAACACACCGCTTTGGCCACAATGTGCCCCTGCCTTTCCACATTCTCATTGCTAATGTGTACCTCCTGGTGCCCCCCATGCTgaaccccatcatctatggggtCAGGACCAGACAGATCCGGGACCGGCTGCTCCAACTCTTTAATCACAAAATGACCTAA